tgctgtccaaactcctgtaaatcctggacaatccctcccacccactacacagtgtgctgctggacagaggagcacgttcagcaAGAGACTGATAAACATCAAGggctccacagagcgccacagatCCTTTTTGTCTGAACTAAACTGACAGCAGCTGTACCAAGGCGAAACATCTTCTAGCATTAATACAGTTTTTTGAATCCTGAAGGGTTGTAACCctgtaagtgtgtgtcagtgcacaTACTGATGACTGACTCTGTGTTAGATACTACAGTCAAAGTCTGTAGACCACAACTTACCTTTGGCAGGCAGAGCAGAGATGATGTGATCAGCTGATATGACTCCATCCTCCATGGTgatctgcacacacatacacacgcataAAAGGAACTTATAACACAAGAATATGAGATCTGAACATTTGATAGGTTTTGTGGACTCAGACGTGTTTAATGTGCATCATGACTCACCACACTTAAGCCCAGTCACAACTCACCCCCCTCTAACCCTCTTACCACTTAGCTACAGTTTAATATGCTCAGGAGTTCCTGATTCTCTTCAGGGCTGAGGGGTAGGGTAAAGTAGCAGGGCTtcttactgtttgtttttgacaagAAATCCCTAAATGTTGGCATGTTTTTCAGAAATTGGCTGATAAAAATGGTTAAAGACCAGAACATCTTAGTTTACTGTTGTAGACATTGTAAATTTCCTTGTCTTGTCCGTTTATGATGATGTGTCTGAACCTCATCAACTGGTGACACACGGCTCTTGAGCCATTTCACAGAGTAATGTTTCATCCACTACCCCTTGTTAATCTGAATGGGACTGGGCCTAAACCAGGTAAATCTTCCATAAGCTGAAGAACACAGAGATTGACTCACTCACCTTCCAGCCAGAGGCTGAGGGGGTGATGTGTTTAACGGCTGCCTCTCTGTGAAGCTGCACTCTCCCACTCTGCTGGAGGAATTCAGTGATGGTTTCTGGAAGAGTCTCTACTCCCCTGCTTAAGGACCACTGGGCCCAGGACTCTTTAACAGATCGCTGAGCCAGACGGCCGGGGGAGACCACAGAAGTGGAATCTGCATGTTTTTAGCACATAGACTACATGAGGACAAACTGAAAGACAGGGCAACAATCCTCTTGTAGCTGTAAAAGTGTATTCCTAGTCAGATTCTGAGTCTTGTTATAGTTGCATTCCTGTATGCTGATattgtaaacaataaaacaaattgtcAACACCAGAAACAATAATACAGTAAGAGTTGGAGTTTACCTGAGCCCAGCAGCAGGCCCAGTGTCAGGGAGCCTCCACGCCGCTCTGCATTGTATAAGAAGGGAAAACAAGAGCGCACACTCAACTTCCTGCAGTCACCAGCAAACACACCACGACACAAACTGTCCATAGCTATGTCTGCCAGCTACACGCacgcatgtgcacacacacacacacacacacgcacaatgcATTAAAATTGAGAAGCATAACTttcaataaatgaatgaaaaaatatGAAGGATGAGGAGAGACACATATTTTAGAGATATTTTAACTATGACCACTGTTCCACACACAGGATGTCTATAACAAAGTCATGTCCTCAGACAATGCTTGTGTAAGAAACAATCTCAGTGCTTCCCCTCACCTCTTTTCCCAACCTCctagaaataaatgaatgcacagACTCATCATCCCCTCTGCCTTTCTTCACCAGTATCTCCATGGCAAGACTTGGCAGGAGAGGACGAGAGAAGGGTGGGACTGTCCGCAAAAGTCCACTGAAAGAAACATGGAGAGGATTCCTTAGGTTATTGGGTATTCATATGTTTCAGAAGAAACTGGTCACGAAATGTGATCTGACCAAAACTTTACCAAAGTTACTAATACCAAATATcgaacaaacacattatttttaaactgataaaacacaaacagtcatgatctttaatgtttttagtgAACACAACCACTAAATCCACTAAATAGATTCTGTCACTAAACAGCAATCAGAGTTAGATGTTAATGAAACCTGGAGTCTAATCAATGAGACAagaatggaggtgtggtttagaaCTACCCTGACCACAGCAACCCATAGGGATGCTGTGGAAACCTCAACAAAGCTGTTTACACAAAACATAAGAATCTGTCTGAGCTAACGCAGTTCTGTTAGAAATaatggtccaaagttcctcctgaaTATTGTgtaggtctaatccacagctacaggcaGCACAACCTTGAGGTATGAGGTAACAACCTTGAGGTTATTTTGACTAaaggctggttagtgtagtggtaacatcaccgcttCCCATAgtggagactggggttcaaatcccagctgtggcctccttaggcaagacctcctcacgctgccctgcctactgacttgtaagtccatccatccatccattttccaccgcttatccggggccgggtcgcggggggagcagcttaagcatAGATgcctagacacctcctccagctcttccgggggaacaccGAGGTGTTCCCAGGCCGGCCGAGAGACGtctctccaacgtgtcctgggtcttccccggggcctccgcccAGTGGGACATgtccggaaaacctcccctgcgaggcgtcccgggggcatccgaaacagatgcccaagccacctcaactggcccctctcgatgcagaggagcagcggctctactccgaggGTGTGCCCAGCCAccctacggaggaaactcatttcggccgcttgtatccacgaccttgtcctttcggtcatgaccattggtgagggtaggaacgtagactgacctgtaaaacctttttcatcacgacggaccggtacaccgaccgcattactgctgccgatgcaccaatccatCTGTCAATCTCgcgctccctttttccctcactcgtgaacaagaccccaagatacttaaactcctcctcttgagggaggatctcccccccaacctggagggtgcaagccaccttttactggttgagaaccatggcctgGGACTTGGAGGTGCcgattctcatcccagccccttcacactcggctgcaaagcgccccagtgcctgctggaggtcccggtctgatgaggccaacaggacaacatcatctgcaaagagcagagatgagatcctgtggtccccaaaccggattccctccggcccgtggctgcgcctagaaatcctgtccataaaagtgaatgaacaggatcggtgacaaagggcagccctgtcggagtccaacgtgcaccgggaacaagtctgacttactgccggcaatgcgaaccaagctcctactccggtcatacaaggaccgaagtaagtcgctttggataaaagcgtctgctaaatgtaaaggTGGTTcaatcagttattaaaacactcaCTTAACTCTTAACAGGTTAAAAggtgtttaataaagaaaatatatgcagaaaaccaggaaactgcaaacaggtaaatggtctgcacttatatagtgcttttctacctagctggtactcaaagcgctttacactgcatctcattcacccattcacacacacaagcacacacacaagcacacaccgatggcagagctgctatgcagctgacctgactcactgggggcaacttggggtttaGTATCTTGCCAAAGGACACTTTGgaatgtgacatggcagccgggaaccaccaatcctgcaattggcagacaactgctctacttattgagccacagccacccccactACTGTTCAAAAGCTTGGGATCACTTAgatatttgattgttttctaaggaaacacacatgaaatttGTGTTAGTGAAGtatagcaaaagaacaggaGATCAGTTTTGATAGCTTTCCTTCCTCAATcccttccactctgtacaaatctcctcCCCAGACCAGTTTGTTGTGTACTATTTAGTGTAGCTGCTAGTTGAGAGCCTGTGAGGCATTTTTGTCTAAAATACACTTGGATATTTGTCTTCTTACACAATTGTTCATCGGGATCTTCAACTcatttttctgtccctgttagagccaatttgtgctgctctctgaaggaagtagttaacagcatgataagaaattGTAAGTTTCCCTGCAATTTCTAGCATTGAGTAGCCTTCCTTTCTAAGGCTAGCCCCAGTAGCCTACCTGAGCTACCGGGGCCACATAGCAGTCGCCtaccccagggtgagtggttcgattcccagttccccctggctacttgctgaggtgtccttggacaagacaccgaaacgcaaccacaatttccccaaggggatcaataaagtattcattattattactataaagaaagtaaaatagTGTCATGATCATTCTCTGTAGCATGTATTGTAACTTAGGGCCActtaagaataataataacaacatttgGACATGGAGGATCCCTTCTTCAATTAAACATTACTGCATATGGCAGCGTATGAAAAATGTGGCTTGAGATGTCATGTTctttgatatgcattttttatttctcttagcTTTTTGTGATGTACACGCATGTGTACGACAGGTCCTAAGaggttaaaaacaaatgtctgtgtgtattatGGAGTAGccaaacataaatacagcaaTGTCTTCTGACCTTAATCCTGAAGGTAATTTGTGGAGCTGTCCATTGACATACAGATATCTGTTCTTGGAGGCAACATGACTGTAGGTGACTGGTAGAACCTCCCCAGCAAGGCCCAGGTcatccacctacacacacagacacacattttagtAATCATGTTGTTTTGAATGCTGTCACGGAGGCCAGAAACATGGACGAcaactgtaaaattaattatAGAGAAAGGTATAACTTGTGAAAGGGGGAATATGCAGTATAGGCCCTACTGGCCTTAGAGTGGTAAAGTAAGATGGAATGAAAGGACAGGAAAATAGAGCAACAGGAAACTGGTCAAATCCCCATCTCCAAGTCTCAGGAGGAACACCAACAGGAAAGAAGCCAACCTTAGAGAGATTCTCCTGAGCATCCAGTACAGAAGGAAGAAAACATTGAGGGAGAATTGAGAGAGGAGACTGAAGAGATTCATGATTAGGGAAGAGGAGCAAGAGCTTGTCATTGATTATACCCCCATGTCTCCAATTTTAGAGGCATCACCAccaaaggaggaagagaagggagaAGATGAAGAGCAGCACCATATAACAAGCAGTAAGCAGGATGGAGGATAgatagattaattaattaattgactAAACATTTCACAGCAAGGTTAATCGATAAGAAAGATTATTATAGTTTTGTGATTTTCATAATAATTGATTACATGACATATATTAATGAAATGTGACAGTATATATACatctgttttataataaattaatgtgaaatgtgtgtaaGAAGTCAATCTGTAATAAAGTATTGTGTTCACAAGTCATGGTTAGGAAAGCAAAACTTGATGGAAAGTACCAGGAAATCTGGGAAAACAGATGGCTGGAAGAAAAAGGGTAGAAAATAGAACTTCAATTTGGGAAAATAAAGTCATGACTGAGACAGGGTGAAGTCATATGACTGTGGTGAAAGGCCACATTCCGATCACACCATCTGATTATACCAAGTCTGCATGGTAACTGAAAAACTCACATGATGGAAGTACATATAACTAACCCTAACTAATGCAGCggaaagaatatatatatatattgctgGTTATTATATTAGTGGATTGTATAATTGCTGGGGGAAACTGTGAATCAGCAACTAGACTGACAACAAGAACAACCACCTGAAGAGGTGAGACTGCCCTGGGCAGTTAGTCCATCGGGACTGGAAGCCACCTGGCAAGGCGAGGCTGCTGAATGCCATTGGGTCTTCAGATGAGAGCAACCTAATTCATCCCATACCAAGGAGTTATGAGTAGAATGGTAGTTTTTATAGGGAAAGAATAGACCTATTTGATTGATTTAGTGTGTTGttgattttatcattttaatttttaactcTTTTATTGTAGTTATTGCTGTTACTTTTTGGATCTGCTAGTGGAGATGTAGAGGGGGAAACATTGTGATGAAGGTAGTGAAAAGCTGGATGAATCTGTTGTGCAAATACTGTTTGACTCATATATGAGTCAAACAATAGAACTCACCATATTGAGTGTATTGCGTCCCACTGCTCCAGTGGGCCGAATCCCTCTGGGTCCATGTTCAAACACTGCCCCATCTGACCTCCTAGTGGACCACAGCCAACCTCCAAAACGACTGCTGGACTCTAAAACTATAATCTAGACCCCAaataagagacaaacacacatagagaCATAGTTCAGTGATGAAAGGCAAAGGCAGTATTTTAGTTAATAGTTTTGTCCACACATCTGAGTCATTCATAATTTCTAGTTGATTATTTCATGTGTGCCATATTACTATAGAGTTATTTTGCAAGGGAAAGGTTGTCCTGATGCTTTGCTTGGATTCTAAGGTCCAGAACATTCCATGTACTGGTTTTAGCTGctgtacatttacacaaaagGCCTTGCAAACAATACTGTATGATGGAAATTTTTCTAAacccagagaaaaaaaaagagcaaacaggccataacaaacaaagaaacgATTAAAAAAGTAGCTGGATAGGGAAGTGGTAAGAGTGCAGCCCTCCATGAGGGAAACTGGGGTTCCAATCCTGGCTGCAGCCTACCTCCtctaggggtccttaggcaagacctccttataCTTGCCTGCCTTTGTACTTTTACGTCACATGTAAATAATATGATCAGGAACAGATTGCAGCTTCATAATGCTTTTACCtaacacaacaaacaccaaCAGTCCTTAGCTAATAACAGCTTAAGAATACCTACTGAGATCTCGCACTATGtaacactgtgtgtattttacctTAGAAACCTGGGGGCTTTTGCACAGGTAGTAAGAAGCTGCCAAACCCCCAATCCCCCCTCCGAGGACTGCAACTGTTCTCATTGGCcgactgtaaaacacaaatgacattGAGTAAGTGAGAGATGTGTGACACACAGATGAGGCGAGGGGACAGCAGAGCTGAATACAGTGGGGTGTGCCTTGTGTAGGACGTCGGTTGATCATGATATGAGAAACCGTCAGCTTATCAGCTGTGTCATTCTGTCCCCCAGGTGTCTGTCCAACTGTCCACTTTTACAGTAGACAAAGAGTGAGAAGAGTTGATGTGGAGTTCAGGGTACATAGCCTAGTTACACTACATGCATTAAAGTGACTTGTTCATGGTCACTCAAACACAACAGAGGTTATTCTGTGGGTGTGGGTGTTTATGAAAATATAAAGTGATATCAAGTCACTCAACTCAAAAGTCATGGTcgaataaacaaaaacaggaaagtcACCTAATAACACCATATTGTCCTgcattactattactattactattactattgcTATTGCTAGAGGTTTGAATTGAGGCACACGCTAACGTTACTGAAGAGCAAAGACATGGTGTCAGCGGGCAGACATGcacctggaaacacaacagCTCCACACACGCTCCTGTAGGGCGAAACGTACAGTTATAATAGAATGAAACTAACTTTCCGTGTTACCTTTATATGTAACCCAACAGTAGAGAGCGGAGCTCAGCGTTCCGCCTGCGATCGGCTGGTTCCGTGTGGAGCTCGGTCCTGTCAGGGACTCTTTATTTCACTAACGTTACTACAGTGTTTCCTGTAACGTTGGAGTGCTCCGCCCAGTTTCCTTTTCCTTGATGTTTAAACGTAATTTTATGTTAACTATGAACTGTTGCATTACCACCACCTACTGGTATGGAGTAGTACTACTACTTCATCTATCAtgaataatgatgtttttttctgagctGCAGTGATGGAGTAACAGTGTGCAGGCATGAACACTGTCAGGATTCTTGGTGCAATTAAATGCAGCtacagatgtggaaaaaaatgttggtacccttccgttaaagaaagaaaaacccacaaaggtcactgaaataataaaaaaaaaatacaaaaaaattaactcatgaaaatcagacatcaCTTTTTAGTTGTGGaagaatcatttaaaaaaaagaaaaaacaactaatgaAACAGGCAAATAAAATTATGGTATCCTTAacctaatattttgttttgatcaaaaaattgatcagatcctccctgcatatagcatggattgtacaacaactctagatccacgctcgtacttagactgcttcctccccgtagataattctgaattaatttcagtaattaattcctctaaaccatcaacatgtctcttagatcccatcctgactagactcctcaaggatgtcttacctttgaccagcacgtccatattagatcagatcaatctgtctttacaaataggctacgtaccacaggcttttaaggttgctgtagtcaagcccctactcaaaaagccctactctggactcaggggtcttagcaaattatagaccaatacccaatctgccctttatctctaaaatccttgaaaagatagtttctaagcaattgtacgaccacctgcgtagcaaaaacttgtatgaagatttccagtcaggatttagagtacatcatagtacagaaacagcactggtaaaggtcactaatgatcttctattggcatcagacaatggactactctctatactcgtcatgttagatcttagtcctacattcgacactatagatcacaacattttat
This genomic stretch from Anabas testudineus chromosome 16, fAnaTes1.2, whole genome shotgun sequence harbors:
- the ppox gene encoding protoporphyrinogen oxidase, whose amino-acid sequence is MRTVAVLGGGIGGLAASYYLCKSPQVSKIIVLESSSRFGGWLWSTRRSDGAVFEHGPRGIRPTGAVGRNTLNMVDDLGLAGEVLPVTYSHVASKNRYLYVNGQLHKLPSGLSGLLRTVPPFSRPLLPSLAMEILVKKGRGDDESVHSFISRRLGKELADIAMDSLCRGVFAGDCRKLSVRSCFPFLYNAERRGGSLTLGLLLGSDSTSVVSPGRLAQRSVKESWAQWSLSRGVETLPETITEFLQQSGRVQLHREAAVKHITPSASGWKITMEDGVISADHIISALPAKVLSSALPSSCHPLIQELQDIFTATVAVVNLEYDGSILPVTGFGHLIPSSEDRGLLGVVYDSVFFPQHNRPNGQTTRLTVMMGGAWFQEVFGAPETVTEESLLVKATEAVQSHLGVAAAPTWSRVAVHRDCIPQYYQGHFQRVESMRSFIKKNNLSLSLIGSSYDGVSVNDVIFSGRTAVEELLGSGV